One window from the genome of Flavobacterium agricola encodes:
- the mtaB gene encoding tRNA (N(6)-L-threonylcarbamoyladenosine(37)-C(2))-methylthiotransferase MtaB → MENRKKVAFYTLGCKLNFSETSTIARSFQNEGFDRVDFEDEADIYVINTCSVTENADKQFKQIVKKALKHNDKAFVAAVGCYAQLKPEELAAVDGVDLVLGATEKFKITDYLNDLSKNEMGEVHSCEIEEADFYVGSYSIGDRTRAFLKVQDGCDYKCTYCTIPLARGISRSDTMENVLKNAKEISAQNIKEIVLTGVNIGDYGKGEFGNKKHEHTFLELVQNLDAVEGIERLRISSIEPNLLKNETIEFVAQSRTFVPHFHIPLQSGSNTILKLMKRRYMRELYTERVAKIREVMPHACIGVDVIVGFPGETDELFLETYNFLNALDISYLHVFTYSERDNTEAVAFDGVVPANVRAKRSKMLRGLSVKKRRAFYESQIATVRTVLFEGENKEGYIYGFTENYVKVKAPWNPELVNTLHDVVLTKIDDDGSVRFDFVHALA, encoded by the coding sequence ATGGAAAATAGAAAAAAAGTTGCTTTTTATACCTTAGGTTGTAAACTGAATTTTTCAGAAACATCTACTATTGCACGCAGCTTTCAGAATGAAGGTTTTGATCGTGTTGATTTTGAAGATGAAGCAGATATTTATGTAATTAACACCTGTTCGGTTACCGAAAATGCAGATAAGCAATTTAAACAGATTGTAAAAAAGGCGCTTAAACATAACGATAAAGCTTTTGTGGCTGCTGTTGGATGCTACGCGCAACTAAAACCTGAAGAATTAGCCGCTGTTGATGGCGTTGATTTGGTTTTAGGTGCTACAGAAAAGTTTAAAATTACCGATTATTTAAACGATTTGTCTAAGAACGAAATGGGTGAGGTGCATTCGTGCGAAATCGAAGAAGCTGATTTTTATGTTGGTAGTTATTCGATTGGCGATCGTACACGCGCATTTTTAAAAGTTCAAGACGGTTGTGATTATAAATGTACGTATTGTACCATTCCTTTAGCTCGAGGTATTTCGCGTTCGGATACGATGGAGAATGTATTAAAAAATGCTAAAGAAATTTCGGCGCAAAACATTAAAGAAATTGTTTTAACCGGTGTAAATATTGGCGATTACGGAAAAGGTGAATTTGGTAACAAAAAACACGAACATACGTTTTTAGAATTGGTTCAGAATTTAGATGCGGTTGAAGGCATTGAGCGTTTGCGCATTTCATCAATCGAGCCCAATTTATTAAAAAACGAAACTATTGAATTTGTAGCGCAATCGCGTACGTTTGTTCCACATTTTCATATTCCGTTGCAGTCGGGTTCTAACACCATTTTAAAATTAATGAAACGCCGTTATATGCGTGAATTATACACCGAACGTGTGGCAAAAATTAGAGAAGTTATGCCGCATGCTTGTATTGGTGTTGATGTGATTGTTGGGTTTCCGGGGGAAACTGATGAATTGTTTTTAGAAACGTACAACTTTTTAAATGCTTTAGATATTTCGTACCTACACGTATTTACTTACTCAGAACGTGATAATACCGAAGCAGTTGCTTTTGATGGCGTTGTACCTGCAAACGTTAGAGCAAAACGCAGTAAAATGCTACGCGGTTTATCGGTAAAAAAACGTAGAGCGTTTTACGAAAGTCAAATTGCAACGGTACGTACCGTGCTTTTTGAAGGTGAAAATAAAGAAGGATATATTTACGGCTTTACCGAAAATTACGTAAAAGTTAAAGCACCGTGGAACCCTGAATTGGTTAATACCTTGCACGATGTTGTTTTAACCAAGATTGATGATGATGGCAGTGTGCGCTTTGATTTTGTTCACGCTTTAGCATAA
- a CDS encoding ABC transporter substrate-binding protein — MKIAMPNIKYVFVVFIAVLATSCSQKNKQNADHLVFRYNESANISSLDPAFAKNQANIWACNQIFNGLVQLTDSLTIAPDLAKNWHISSNGLTYAFTLRNDVYFHKHIGFGPDSTRKVTAYDAAYSLNRLQDDKVASPGGWILQNVANITAKNDSILEINLQKPFPAFLGLLTMKYASIVPQEIVENPNINFRSNPIGTGPFQFKIWEENVKLVLRKNNAYYETNAQGEQLPHLEAIAITFLPDKQAGFLQFIQGKLDFVSGLDPSYKDDILTQTGALQPKYEDKVTMLTGPYLNTEYLGFNLESTENAIADIRIRQALNYGFDRKKMITYLRNGMGTPANSGIIPEGLPGYLPNMGYNYDLEKAKSLVADYKKEKGEQAVKVSLSTNASYVDIAEYLQREWQKIGITCEVDVTPPSTLRQAIATGKVSFFRASWIADYPDAENYLSLFSSTNFAPNGPNYTHYKNKRFDALYQASFLEQDAEKRYKLYQQMDEIMMQDAPVIPLFYDKVVRFTGKNVEGLGMNPLNLLTLKHVKKIPNNYDNL; from the coding sequence ATGAAAATAGCCATGCCAAACATAAAATATGTATTTGTTGTTTTTATTGCCGTTTTAGCAACAAGCTGCTCGCAAAAAAACAAACAAAACGCCGATCATTTGGTGTTTAGATATAACGAAAGTGCAAACATCAGTTCTCTCGATCCTGCTTTTGCAAAAAACCAAGCTAATATTTGGGCTTGTAATCAAATTTTTAATGGGCTAGTACAATTAACAGATAGCTTAACCATTGCTCCAGATTTAGCTAAAAATTGGCATATTTCGTCCAACGGGCTTACTTATGCATTTACATTACGTAACGATGTTTATTTTCATAAACATATCGGTTTTGGGCCCGATAGCACCAGAAAGGTTACCGCTTACGATGCGGCATATAGCTTAAACCGCTTGCAAGATGATAAAGTTGCATCACCCGGCGGTTGGATTTTACAAAATGTAGCAAATATAACGGCTAAAAATGACAGCATTTTAGAAATAAACTTACAGAAACCTTTTCCGGCTTTTTTAGGTTTATTAACCATGAAATATGCATCGATTGTTCCGCAAGAAATTGTAGAAAACCCAAATATTAACTTCCGTTCAAATCCAATCGGAACCGGTCCCTTTCAGTTTAAAATCTGGGAAGAAAACGTAAAGTTAGTTTTACGCAAAAACAATGCCTATTACGAAACTAATGCACAAGGTGAACAATTACCACATTTAGAAGCCATTGCAATAACTTTTTTACCCGACAAACAAGCGGGCTTTTTACAGTTTATTCAAGGAAAATTAGATTTTGTTTCGGGTTTAGACCCATCGTACAAAGATGATATTTTAACACAAACAGGAGCTTTACAACCTAAGTACGAAGATAAAGTTACTATGCTTACGGGTCCGTATTTAAATACCGAATATTTAGGTTTTAACCTAGAAAGCACAGAAAATGCAATAGCCGACATTCGCATTCGCCAAGCTTTAAATTATGGTTTTGACCGTAAAAAAATGATTACCTATTTACGTAACGGCATGGGAACACCGGCTAACAGCGGAATTATTCCCGAAGGTTTGCCAGGTTATTTACCTAATATGGGATACAATTATGATTTAGAGAAAGCTAAAAGTTTGGTTGCTGATTATAAAAAAGAAAAAGGAGAACAAGCTGTTAAAGTTTCGCTTTCAACCAATGCATCGTACGTTGATATTGCCGAATATTTGCAACGCGAGTGGCAAAAAATTGGTATAACGTGTGAAGTTGATGTTACGCCTCCTTCTACCTTACGTCAAGCTATTGCAACGGGCAAGGTTTCGTTTTTTAGAGCAAGTTGGATTGCTGATTATCCGGATGCAGAAAATTATTTATCTTTATTTTCGAGTACAAATTTTGCACCAAATGGTCCGAATTATACACATTATAAAAACAAAAGGTTTGATGCACTTTATCAGGCATCTTTTTTAGAACAAGATGCCGAAAAAAGATATAAGCTTTACCAACAAATGGACGAAATAATGATGCAAGATGCACCTGTTATTCCGTTATTTTATGATAAGGTTGTTCGATTTACAGGTAAAAATGTTGAGGGATTAGGTATGAATCCCTTAAACTTGTTAACGCTTAAGCATGTAAAAAAAATTCCTAACAATTACGATAATTTATAA